ATGCCTTAATAATAAAATAAAAACTCAATATAATCGCCACACCTGTTCCAGTCCATTGAATTGCGGTTTCAGAGTAACGCAGACCAACTACCCAGAAAATTTCTATAATTGCCGCTAGGGCAACATAACTCCAAGCCAAAATAAAAATCTCCTTTCTTTCATGAATAGTACCTATAAGTATAGCAAAAAGTCATCCGATCACGATAAAAGGAAGCTTGCTTCTAGTATATCCGCATGGTAGAATAAATCCATCAACAGTTTTTTATATATTAAGAATATTCTTATCGAGAGAGACGGAGGGATAGGCCCATCGATGTCTCAGCAACCAGCCTCAGGCACGGTGCTAATTCCAATGGTGACACCACCTTGAAGATGAGAATCCTGTATACACTTGTATGTTCGAGGGCCTATTCGAAAAGAAGAGGTTCTTTTTTATTTTGTTGGGGGGATGGATATTCATGACGAACAATGGATTAGAAACCAGATTAGTACAACTTGGGAACCACAGTGATGAGAAAACTGGAGCAGTTAATACGCCTATTTACTTGTCTACAGCGTATCACCATGAAGGTCTAGGAAAATCTACGGGATATGATTACACACGAACAAAAAATCCTACGCGTTCGATCTTAGAGGATGGAATCGCAAACTTGGAATCTGGTGATCAAGGATTTGCGTGCAGTTCTGGAATGGCAGCCATCCAACTAATTTTATCCTTATTTAAGACAGGTTCAGAGCTACTGGCACCTGAAGACTTATATGGCGGCACGTATCGTTTATTTAATCAATACGAAGAGACCTACAATGTGAAGACTCGTTATCTATCGTTTGATGATGTTTCAGAAGTCGAGCAAGCAATTACTGATCGCACAAAAGCGATCTTCTTGGAAACGCCCACAAACCCATTAATGCAAAACATAGCAATTGGGACGTATGCAGAATTGGCCAAAAAGCATGACTTATTATTAATTGTCGATAATACATTCTTAACGCCTTATTTCCAACGACCTATTGAAGAAGGCGCAGATATCGTCATTCATAGCGCAACAAAATATATCGGTGGACATAATGATGTACTAGCAGGTCTAGTCGTCGCAAAGGGTGAAGAGTTATGCGAACGCCTATTTACTAACCATAATGCGATTGGCGCTACATTGTCCCCTCTTGATTCCTGGCTAGTTGTCCGCGGTTTGAAAACATTGCATTTACGCATGAAACAGCATGACGTCAATGCGAAAGCAATGGTATCTTACTTAGAACAAGAACCTCTCATTGCCGACGTACTCTACGCTGGAGTCGGTGGCATGTTATCTTTCCGAGTGCAAAATAGCGAATGGATAGGACCATTCCTTGAAAACATGAACCTCATTTCATTTGCCGAAAGTTTAGGCGGCGTGGAAAGCTTTATCACGTATCCGACTACGCAGACGCATATGGATATTCCATTAGAAGAACGCAATCGCCGTGGAGTGGATGATCGTTTGCTACGCTTCTCTGTTGGTGTAGAAGATGTAGATGATTTGATTGCTGATGTAAAACATGCTCTTTATGCTGCAAAAGAAATAGTGGAAGCCGTAAAAATTCAATAATAATAAATCGCACAACTCGAACCGTCAGTTACACTATGGCAGTTCGAGTTTTTTGCAGGTAAAGAAAATATGCTAAACCCTTTAATAGTTAGATGTTAAAGTATATACTGAAAAAGAACATACATTTATTATTGGAGGCGAGATTGTTGAATCGTTTAGAAAATAAAGTAGCAGTAGTAACTGGCGCCGGGTCTGGAATTGGACGAGAAATTGCTGAGCTCTATGCCCGTGAAGGTGCGAAGCTTATCATCGCAGATATGAATATGGAAGGTGCAGAAGAAACTGTCCAGACGATTAAAAATGCTGGCGGTCAAGCGCTGGCAGTTAAGACCAATGTCACGGTGGAA
This window of the Sporosarcina ureae genome carries:
- a CDS encoding methionine biosynthesis PLP-dependent protein — translated: MTNNGLETRLVQLGNHSDEKTGAVNTPIYLSTAYHHEGLGKSTGYDYTRTKNPTRSILEDGIANLESGDQGFACSSGMAAIQLILSLFKTGSELLAPEDLYGGTYRLFNQYEETYNVKTRYLSFDDVSEVEQAITDRTKAIFLETPTNPLMQNIAIGTYAELAKKHDLLLIVDNTFLTPYFQRPIEEGADIVIHSATKYIGGHNDVLAGLVVAKGEELCERLFTNHNAIGATLSPLDSWLVVRGLKTLHLRMKQHDVNAKAMVSYLEQEPLIADVLYAGVGGMLSFRVQNSEWIGPFLENMNLISFAESLGGVESFITYPTTQTHMDIPLEERNRRGVDDRLLRFSVGVEDVDDLIADVKHALYAAKEIVEAVKIQ